From the genome of Caldisericaceae bacterium, one region includes:
- the radA gene encoding DNA repair protein RadA encodes MKEKKKSEDYICSVCGYKSPIKLGRCPECGSWNSFVKIENNIPHNSETNISTLEESKTDLFERIKTGIEEFDRVLGGGIVKGSVILIGGEPGIGKSTLILKVLDAVSKDKNVLYVSGEESSTQISMRADRLKIQNKNIELLTEYDLDIIKEITLSRKPKLLVIDSIQTMYTKNIEGAQGNINQVKECTRILIEIAKKHNIPVILIGHVTKEGNLAGPKTIEHMVDGVFYLDGSRNDITRMLRAVKNRFGTTNEVGFFEMSEEGLIEIKNPSLEFISDSTLKEGSVVSASLEGTLPIFFEVQALVTPTIFPIPRRVATGIDYNRLMLLIAILEKRLKVRLGTFDIYVNIVGGLKPDDRANDLAFSLAILSSFFEKKLGELLVVLGELGLSGEVRPTVGVERIVKQGINLGFKNFIIPKFFENKIKKQNGINIYFVSSIGEAKEIIF; translated from the coding sequence ATGAAAGAAAAGAAGAAGAGTGAAGATTATATCTGCTCTGTGTGCGGATACAAATCCCCTATAAAATTAGGACGATGCCCTGAGTGTGGAAGTTGGAATTCTTTTGTTAAAATTGAAAATAATATTCCACATAACTCCGAAACAAATATTTCTACATTAGAAGAGAGTAAAACTGATCTTTTCGAACGCATAAAAACAGGCATAGAGGAATTTGACAGAGTTCTTGGCGGTGGTATAGTAAAAGGATCTGTAATTCTCATAGGAGGAGAACCTGGGATAGGTAAATCAACGCTTATCCTTAAAGTCCTTGATGCAGTTTCCAAAGATAAAAATGTTTTGTATGTTTCTGGCGAAGAATCTTCAACTCAAATTTCAATGAGAGCAGACCGATTGAAAATACAAAATAAGAACATCGAACTTCTTACAGAATACGATTTAGATATCATAAAAGAAATTACTCTCTCAAGAAAACCTAAATTGCTTGTCATTGACTCAATTCAAACAATGTATACCAAAAATATTGAAGGTGCCCAAGGAAACATTAACCAAGTTAAAGAATGCACGCGTATTCTTATTGAGATTGCAAAAAAGCATAACATTCCCGTAATACTCATAGGACACGTTACAAAAGAAGGAAATCTTGCAGGACCAAAAACGATAGAGCACATGGTTGATGGTGTATTCTACCTTGACGGCTCTAGAAACGATATTACAAGGATGCTTAGAGCAGTAAAAAATAGGTTTGGCACAACAAATGAAGTTGGATTTTTTGAAATGAGCGAAGAAGGACTAATAGAAATTAAAAACCCTTCTCTTGAATTTATATCAGATTCAACGCTTAAAGAAGGCTCTGTAGTAAGCGCCTCTCTTGAGGGGACTCTGCCTATATTTTTTGAAGTTCAAGCACTTGTAACACCTACGATTTTCCCCATTCCAAGAAGGGTTGCAACGGGCATAGATTACAATAGACTGATGCTACTTATTGCAATCCTTGAAAAGAGGCTTAAAGTGAGATTAGGAACATTCGATATCTATGTAAATATTGTAGGAGGCTTAAAACCCGATGACAGAGCAAATGATCTTGCGTTTTCACTTGCTATACTTTCCTCATTCTTTGAAAAAAAATTAGGAGAATTACTTGTCGTGTTGGGAGAATTAGGCCTTTCTGGAGAGGTAAGGCCAACCGTAGGAGTTGAAAGAATTGTAAAACAGGGAATAAATTTAGGCTTTAAAAACTTTATAATTCCAAAATTCTTTGAAAACAAAATCAAAAAACAGAATGGTATAAATATTTATTTTGTCTCAAGCATAGGAGAAGCTAAGGAGATTATCTTTTAA
- the ispD gene encoding 2-C-methyl-D-erythritol 4-phosphate cytidylyltransferase has product MEGSAIVVAAGKSTRANYIDKNFLKIHNKFIVEYSIEIFESIEEIKEIILVLNDNNYTFGEELKEKYKKLILTKGGSYRAESVKNGVMAAKYKNLLIHDGARPFITKELVKKVLESLENFPCVVPIIPVRQTIKEVEDGFVCKTLDRNKLFEVQTPEGFYRDDLISLYKTFEINEEIFDESILFEKKGIKIKTIHGIFENIKLTTPFDLMLAEVILLKWKQELA; this is encoded by the coding sequence ATGGAAGGAAGTGCAATAGTAGTTGCTGCAGGAAAATCAACAAGAGCAAACTACATCGATAAGAATTTCTTAAAGATACACAACAAGTTTATTGTAGAGTATTCAATTGAAATTTTTGAAAGTATCGAAGAAATAAAAGAAATTATCCTTGTATTAAACGACAATAACTATACTTTTGGAGAAGAATTGAAAGAAAAATACAAAAAACTTATTTTAACCAAAGGTGGTTCTTATCGGGCAGAATCAGTAAAAAACGGCGTAATGGCAGCTAAATATAAAAATTTACTCATCCACGATGGAGCAAGGCCATTTATTACAAAAGAATTAGTTAAAAAAGTTTTAGAGAGTTTAGAAAATTTCCCGTGCGTTGTTCCTATTATACCTGTAAGACAAACGATAAAAGAAGTTGAAGATGGTTTTGTTTGCAAAACTCTTGATAGAAACAAACTCTTTGAAGTGCAAACACCTGAAGGCTTTTATAGAGACGACCTTATATCTCTATACAAAACATTTGAAATAAACGAGGAAATATTTGATGAATCAATACTTTTTGAGAAAAAAGGAATCAAAATAAAAACAATCCACGGAATATTTGAAAACATTAAATTAACAACACCATTCGATTTAATGTTGGCGGAGGTGATCTTATTAAAATGGAAACAAGAGTTGGCTTAG
- the ispF gene encoding 2-C-methyl-D-erythritol 2,4-cyclodiphosphate synthase, with the protein METRVGLGYDSHRFEKGRKLFLGGVEIPSEYGLQSNTDGDILIHALIDALLGAIAFKDIGRLFPEESDDFKNKRSTELLKIVVKTLKERMVDIVNIDAVVILEKPKIAPFVEAIKENLSHILEIDKERINLKGKTNEKMGFVGEGVGAVALVTVLVKVP; encoded by the coding sequence ATGGAAACAAGAGTTGGCTTAGGTTATGACTCCCACAGATTTGAAAAAGGAAGAAAACTTTTTCTTGGGGGCGTTGAAATACCAAGCGAATACGGTTTACAAAGTAACACAGACGGAGATATTTTAATTCATGCCCTAATAGATGCACTACTTGGTGCAATTGCATTCAAAGATATAGGTAGGCTATTTCCTGAAGAAAGTGATGATTTTAAAAACAAAAGAAGCACCGAATTATTAAAAATAGTAGTAAAAACTCTCAAAGAAAGAATGGTAGATATCGTAAATATTGACGCTGTGGTAATCCTTGAAAAACCAAAAATTGCTCCTTTTGTTGAAGCCATAAAAGAAAATTTATCACACATATTAGAAATAGACAAAGAAAGAATAAACTTAAAAGGAAAAACTAACGAGAAAATGGGTTTTGTTGGAGAAGGTGTTGGAGCAGTTGCTCTTGTCACAGTTTTAGTAAAAGTCCCATAA
- a CDS encoding extracellular solute-binding protein, with translation MKKLIAVISVVVLLLSFVRIQANVQAESVKTIVVTIGKTTGTIDGKSTTLDQPPVIVNGRTLVPIRFISEAFGASVDWNGTTREVTIKLLNNTIVLKIDSPTATVNGYTVYLDAPAQIVKATGRTVVPLRFVSDSLGADISWNPTNKSVTVKFSQDWIQHPLEITFWHAMQAALGQSLTKLIDEFNATHPRYKIIQTAIANYGSLQQKTTAAVASGQPPVITQAYENWVANYMLGNLLTPLEKFVKDPSMGLSQSSINDFFPTMWKDAYMPDGKLWMLPFNKSVEVMYYNVDMLKEAGFDHPPRTWNEFAEMVKALTKPDGSQWGASFGADVDLWYSLVHAWGGRVLSGDDYRTVLFDKDPNVLNAVSFMNDLYKNGYIHFTTGYNYQTDFGNKKCAFIFASVASYTYINKAVGGKFNWSQSPIPAGPKGQFTVMYGTNIVMFGQKYSAEVQRGAWEFIKWFDEPYQTARWSIDTGYLPVKQSALNLPVLKEFLAAHPERKAGFDSLKFAIVQPPTKEWNMARSDIGAELSKIYLQKISPADGIKELGQKLRSYIHP, from the coding sequence ATGAAAAAACTAATTGCAGTTATTTCTGTGGTCGTATTACTTCTCAGTTTTGTGCGTATTCAAGCAAATGTGCAAGCTGAGAGTGTAAAAACAATTGTTGTAACAATTGGTAAAACAACAGGAACAATCGATGGAAAATCAACAACTCTTGATCAACCGCCTGTAATAGTTAACGGAAGGACACTTGTGCCTATTAGATTCATTTCTGAAGCATTTGGTGCATCTGTTGATTGGAACGGGACTACTCGTGAGGTGACGATTAAACTTCTAAATAATACTATTGTTTTAAAGATTGATTCACCAACAGCGACAGTAAATGGCTATACTGTGTATCTTGATGCGCCTGCTCAGATTGTAAAGGCAACCGGAAGAACTGTTGTTCCGTTAAGGTTTGTATCTGATTCACTTGGTGCAGATATCTCCTGGAATCCTACTAATAAATCTGTTACTGTAAAATTCTCTCAAGATTGGATTCAGCACCCTCTTGAAATTACTTTCTGGCATGCAATGCAGGCTGCTTTAGGACAATCCTTAACAAAACTAATAGATGAATTTAACGCAACTCATCCAAGGTATAAGATTATACAAACAGCTATCGCAAACTATGGATCTTTACAGCAGAAAACTACAGCAGCAGTTGCTTCAGGACAGCCACCAGTGATAACTCAAGCTTATGAAAACTGGGTTGCAAACTACATGCTTGGTAATCTTTTAACTCCTCTTGAAAAGTTTGTTAAAGATCCCTCCATGGGTCTATCACAGAGTTCAATAAACGATTTCTTCCCAACTATGTGGAAAGATGCCTACATGCCTGATGGGAAACTTTGGATGTTACCTTTCAACAAGAGCGTTGAAGTTATGTATTATAATGTCGATATGCTTAAAGAAGCAGGTTTTGACCATCCTCCAAGAACTTGGAATGAATTTGCAGAAATGGTAAAGGCATTAACAAAACCTGATGGATCACAGTGGGGAGCTTCCTTTGGTGCCGATGTTGACCTTTGGTACTCTTTGGTTCATGCTTGGGGTGGTAGAGTCCTTTCAGGTGATGACTATAGAACTGTTCTTTTTGATAAAGACCCCAATGTTCTTAATGCAGTTTCCTTTATGAACGATCTTTACAAGAACGGGTATATCCATTTTACTACTGGATATAACTATCAAACAGATTTTGGTAATAAAAAGTGCGCATTTATTTTTGCTTCTGTTGCATCTTACACTTACATAAATAAAGCAGTTGGTGGAAAGTTTAATTGGTCTCAATCTCCAATACCTGCAGGGCCAAAAGGACAATTTACTGTGATGTATGGCACAAATATTGTGATGTTTGGTCAAAAGTATAGCGCAGAAGTTCAGCGTGGAGCTTGGGAGTTTATTAAATGGTTTGATGAGCCATATCAAACAGCAAGATGGTCAATTGACACAGGATATCTACCGGTTAAACAGTCTGCTCTTAATCTACCTGTCCTTAAGGAATTTCTTGCTGCACATCCTGAAAGGAAAGCAGGTTTTGATTCACTGAAGTTTGCAATCGTTCAACCACCAACAAAAGAATGGAATATGGCAAGAAGTGATATTGGTGCTGAACTTTCAAAGATATACTTGCAAAAGATTTCACCTGCAGATGGTATAAAAGAACTTGGACAAAAATTAAGATCATACATTCACCCATAG